A window of Bacteroidales bacterium genomic DNA:
GAAGTTGAAGCCTATTGGCTGGCAGATTCAGAAGGCGTTATTGACCATGTATACCTATTTCAGCACGACGAATATATCTGTACGGCAACCAAGATAGTGGCTTACAATGAGGCAACTTGCGAACAGTCTGATGAGGACCGCGAGGAATATACTAAACAGGCCAAATATGTAAGCCACTTTGATAAAACCATCAAGGATCGCAAGAATAAGCTGAACAAAATTGCCATCATGCCAGCAGAGACAATTGACGAAATTGAATCCATACAGGTTGAAACTGTAGAACACAAGAGTATTTCTAACCAGGAAGATGATATTGAGAAGTTGATCGAGGAGTATGATCCCAGGGAATACCAGGACAAAGCGCACTACGATTTCTAAATATCAATTAAACTACAATTAATTATGGTTACAAATGAATTTAAACTAAGGATCCTGGACGCCCTCAAAGATGCCAGGTCAAACTTCGGAGGTAGCGACGCCAAGTTTGCTATTTCCATAGGTATAAATGCCGCACAGTGGAGCAGGATAAAAAACGGGGAGGTTGACAAAATATTGAGTGACGCCAACTGGATCAGCCTGGCAAGGACTTATAATGTTCAGCTGAGGCAGGAACGTGAATGGAAAACCGCTAAGACCCCGGTTTACGAATTTATCATGCATCAGTTGACCATGGCACAGCAGGAAAGTGGAAGCCTTCTTTTGTGTGATATTGCTGACATAGGCAAAACCTATTGCGCCCGCATTTATGCCGCCACCAACCTGAATGCTGTTTATGTTGACTGCTCGCAGGTTAAATCTAAACAGAAGCTTGTAAGGCATATTGCTAAGCTGTACGGATGTGGGTACAATGGCAGGTACAGTGATGTATATGCAGACCTGGTATTCTATCTCCGGAGCATCCAGAATCCTATGGTTATTCTTGATGAAGCCGGTGATCTGAACTATGAAGCATTTCTGGAATTGAAGGCCTTATGGAATGCTACAGAACGCTGCTGTGGTTGGTGTATGATGGGAGCTGACGGGCTGAAGGAAAAGATGCGCAGATCCATTGAATTCAAAAAAGTGGGTTATACGGAGCTTTTCAGTCGTTACGGATCCAGGTACCAGAAGATTACTCCTGACGGATCCGACGAATTGAGAAAGTTTGCACGCCTGCAGGCAGCTCTCATTATTAAGGCCAACGCACCCACGGATACTGCCGATGTGCAAAAAATCATCATGAAAACAGACGGCAGCTTACGCCGAATCTATAACGAACTTTCGAAACTATCAGCATAAATGGGGAGAGCTGTCAGCATGACTCAACTACTCACAAAGAAATTCAATTTACTACCCTTTGACGGAATATGGGAAGCAAGCTTCGGAAAACCGGAGCTGGCTGGCTCATGGCTCATCTGGGGGCAAAGCGGAAGCGGTAAGACTCGTTTTACCCTGCAGCTATGCAAGTATTTGAGTCAATTTGGGCGTATTGCTTACAATAGCAGAGAAGAAGGATGCGGACCGACTATCCAGAAGGCTTTCATTGAAACCGGAATGGATACTGTTAAAAGGTCAAGCATCATTTTACTAAATGAATCCACCCAGGAACTTTATGAAAGGTTGAAGCGCAAGAAGAGCCCACAGATTGTGGTAACGGACAGCGTTCAATATTCCGGGATGAATTACCGTGATTATTGCACTTTCAAGGACACGTTTAGAAGCAAGCTATTGATTTTCGTGAGTCATGCGGATGGAAAAGAACCCTCTTCCAGGACTGCTAAAAGCATCCGCTACGATGCCGACGTGAAGATCCGCTGCGAGGGATATAAAGCCTTTGTCACTTCGAGGTATGGCGGTGGAGAAGTTTTCACTATTTGGCCGGAAGGTGCCGAGCAGTACTGGGGTGAAAACATAATATCAATAAACTAAAAAACAGGACATGGTAAAATTAACAGTGATATACATTCCGGAAAAACGCCGACTGACCTTTTTTAAGGATGGCCGAATGATGGGAGGCCTTTGCGGCCAAATAGCAGAACAGCGTTTCAATGCTATTAAAGAGCAGGTAGAAGCATCAGACATACTCAAATCTCTCATACATGGAACTGAAGCAAAAACGAAGAAGGTTTAATGCCTTACTGGCTGCAGGCCAAATGATGGATGCAAAAGAACATATCCTGTCCGGGTATGGTGTTTCGAGCACCCTGGATCTGACGGAACCCGAACTGGATGGTCTCATCTCCAGGGTTGAGAAATTACTCGCTCAAAAGAAGGATGATACGGATAAAGCGATCCGGGAATGGAGACATAAATGCCTTCGGAAAATGAATGAATGCGGCATCAATACGAACGACTGGAATGCTGTGAATGCTTTCATGCTGAATAAACGCATATGCGGTAAACATCTCTATGAACTGGACCTGAAAGAACTCCAGGTATTACACCGGAAACTGCACAATGTTAGAGATAACATCATTGCAAAACGACAGGAAGAACTTCTGAAAGCAATGAGCAACTAATATGAAAAGGAAAGATATCATCAGTGTTGAAAAAATGATCTCAGAGATCCAGCATTGCATTAAGCTAAAGAACGCATTTTTTGAAAAGAGTATTGATTTCGAGGAATGCGCCGCCCTATTAATGGAAATAAATAATCTCGAAATGAAACTTGAATTCTATAATACTTTAAAGCATGGAACAAAAAAAGTTATGCAGCCTATTGAAATATCCGCCATCCGCCGAAATATGCATGACACTCGGCCTCGATGACCAGGATGTTTCGTCAAAGGTTATTTGGGATGGTACCAGGGAGACGCTTACCATATTTGAAAACGGTGTGCCTCTTGAAATTGAAACAGGATCCCAGGGACTTTTAACATTCATTGAAATCTTTTTAGCCGCTAATCATAAACGCAAATCATGAACCAAAAATCAACTGCAGAATTCTGGATTGACGAAGCCGGAAATAAAATTCCCTACAACCGCACCAATAAGGTAGAACGGTTGATGGAACGTCAGGCAACCAAGCTACTTGCCAAAGCAAAGGAAGTTCAGGCCAAGCTAATAGCTCTTAAAGCTGAATTTCAGGCCATCAGTGATGAGGTGTATAATGCCTTTATGGCTGAACGTGAAATTAAATCCGAACGCAAAGGAAACTTCACCTGGTACAATTTCGACCGGAGCATAAAGGTAGAAATCAACATCAGCGAGCGGATCACCTTCGATGAACTTACCATAACCGGTGCAAGAGAAAAACTTGACCAGTTTCTCACAGAGAATATGGACGGTAAGATCGAATTCATTAAAGAACTGGTTATTGATGCCTTTAAAACATCAAAAGGCCAGCTGGATGCCAAGAAGATAATGAGTCTCCTGAAGTATCGTTCGAAGATTAAGCATGAGATGTACCAAAGTGCCATGAACGACATTGAGAGTGCCATCAGGAGACCCAGTTCAAGAACCTACTACAGGATATTCGAACGCACTGAAAGCGGCGATTATAAACTGATTGATCTAAACCTAAGCAGCATTTGACATGAAACTGAAAGAATTTAACAAGGAAAATTCAATGGGTGTAACTCCAAGGGCACCCTTCATCCGATTAAACCGGGGAGCAGGATTGATAACCCTTAATTCGGGTGTTAAAAAGCTGATGAACCTTAAACCAGGAGACAAGGTCAGTTTTTTCCAGAATGATGAAAATGCAAAAGACTGGTACATCGGTAAAAGTAAAGAAGGATTTGAGGCCTGGGCGAAGGATGATAATACCTCATTATGTTTGAACAATTCCCTTACCGTAAACGAACTGCTTAATTCGACCGGGTACACAGACGTGAAGGGTGTTTCGTTTCCCGTGTCCAGTGCGGAAATCCAGGAGGGGGGGGGTAAAATTATTCTTTATAGTTACCGCAAAGCCAGCTAATATAAAGAAGAAATGAGGGGTTACTCCCAAATGAATCGGCTTAAGAAAATACTCCGGATCCAGGAGATCACCCTTGAACATACTAACAAGGGGGTGACACAGGAATGGATATACTGGAATATCATATACCCAACCTTTTTTATCCATAGAACTACTTATTACAGGTATTTATCCACTAATGCTAAGGCTGAGCTGAAAAGGCTATGTGCTGAACCAAGCTGAAATGACAGAATGCAAGCAAGCTATACTGAATTACTTAAAACAGCAATTTGATGCATCAAAATGGCCTTTTTTCGGTTTTGTCCAGCTCAAAAAGCAATTTGGTAAAAATACCAGGGATGCTCTCAATGCTCTTCGTACAGAAGGGATCATTCGCAGACGTGAAGGAATCAATGATATCATTATAGAATACCTAAATGGCCAAGTTTGAAACAGCATATAAACTTACATGCGGACAAGAGGGCGGGTACTCAAACAGCTCGCATGACAAAGGCGGTGAAACCTATAGAGGAATAAGCCGCAAATGGTTTCCTGAATGGAAGGGTTGGAAGGTTATTGATTCCTATAAAGCCAATCATGACCTGCAGCAGGGAGAATACATTAATGACTTTGTCCTCGAGGAGCTGGTATATGACTTTTTTGAAGCTGAATTTTGGGATGCTAACCGGTTAAGTGAAATTACCTCCCAGGAGATAGCCAATGAAGTTTATGACACTGCAGTGAACATGGGTAAGAACACTGCAGCAGTATACCTGCAGAAAGCAGTTAATCTGCTGAACCGAAATCAGAAAGACTACAATGATATCAAGGTAGATGGACACATTGGAACCGCTACTCTTTCCCTGGTGAACAGGTACCCCAATTCGGCAGTACTCATAAAAGTACTTAATGGTTTACAATTTGCCTGTTACCTGCAGATCTGTGAAAAGGATCCTGATCAGGAATACAATTTTAGAGGCTGGTTAAACAGAGTTTAAACAATATACAAATGGAACCGATTCTCACACGAACATTTGAAATAAGCCGCACCGTGCGCTGTGGATTTTGCGAGGGGACGGGATGTAGAGATCTGGGATTTGGAGTTGAAAAGTGTGGCTTTTGTGGTGGATCGGGAGAGCTGATCGATGTGAGAAAAGGTTCCGTTTGTCTTTATCCGAAAACAGTTGAAAATGGAACCAAATAAGCGTTTTAAAAAGGCATTTGATTACTTGTGCTCTGCCACCATGATAACCTATGATGATATGATGAGCAAATGCCGAAAGCATGAAATTGTAGTGGCCCGGCAGCTGATGGCATCTGCCTTGTGGGTAAAAGGTTACAGGCTTAAAAATATAGCTGAAGCGTTAAACGTGACCCATAGCGCAGTTTTACATGGGGTTGACACATTCGATAACCTGATCGCAACGGATAGAGACCATAAGAATTTATATGGTCCTATTTATAATCGCGTTCTGGATTTAGTAACAAGTCGTGGCGGAGCTATTAAAGATGGTGTTTATCTATGCGGAAAAGTAACCGGAATTGAGTATGAAGAAGCTCTTGAGAAGTTTAATTCCATAATGAAAGAACTTAAAAGAAGCAAGTTTCAAAAGATATTCAATCCGCTTGCTTATGATAAGTACATGGAAAACAACTTTGAAACGAACAAAAGATGCTTTTATCACATGCTTTCCTGCAAATACATTTACGTGCTACCGGATGCCTGCAAATGTGAACAAGCCAGGCTTGAAATGGAGGTGGCTAAAAACATTGGACTTACTTTTTTAACCGAACAGGATTTATACTATTAATATGGAGGAATTCATATTCACTTCAGGCACATTTGAAGGTTCCATGCGATTCGGGTATGTGAACGGGATCCTGGAACAATTTGAAAATAATGCCATCCTTAATGACACTCAGATGAATCATTTGAGCACTCATTTTCCTTTTCGGATGGAATACCTGGAATCACTTAAAGGATCCTCAGGGGTAATAAAAGAAATAACCGACCTGAGCTTTGAAGCATTCTGGAATAAATACGAATACAATGTTGACAAACAGCAGGCGGAACACTTTTGGAGTAAGATGTCCAGAGAGGATAAACTTGCCGCCTTGGCCGGTATTACAAAATACAAGTACCGCTGTAAGCTCAAGAATACAGCTATGATATACCCGGTAAGGTACCTCAGGAACCGGAGATGGGAAGATGAGTGAGATCTATTATTAACCAATATCTTGAAACACATGAAGCCAATTTTGATTTTGTTTTGCTGCCTGGTGATATCCCTGGCAAGTTCAGCGCAAAATGCCGGAAAGATCCTCTTATTTGATGCTGCAACCGTTACGGGTTCTGCCACTAAGTGTATACCACTTAAAAGCGAGGACATGGGATTTATGCAAGTGGTCTTTACCTCGCTTGATTGTGATACTTCACTGATAAAAGTTGGATATGGCCTTACTGATACGGTAGTGACCTATCCATCCACGCTATCAGGATTAAGCAATCCGATTGTATTAAATAAACTGGCTACCGATCCTTATGATTCAGGTCAGCTCTTTTTCAGCCATACAGTATCCGGTAGGACTAATTGTGCTTTCGGAATTATGGTTCCGCAATGGAGACCCTACTATTTAACATTTGAATACCGTAAGGCCTGTAATCATGGTAAAATTTATTTAATCTATAAGAAGTAATGAAAGCACTATTAATTATCGTTTTAATGGCCATTACAACGGTTTGTAATTGCCAGGTAGCTGAAGACAATGGTAAACAATCGGAAGATACTTATTCAAAAGGCGAAATAGATGATAAAATTGAAGATATTGTTATTGAGGCTGGTGCCGGCACTGTTACATCGGTTGGTATTCAGACTGGTACATCTGGGTCAAATATAAATATATCCGGATCTCCAGTAACCACAACCGGGACAATTACAATAAATATCCCAACTGCTTCTGCTACAAATAGAGGCGCATTAAGTACTACAGATTGGAGTCATTTTAACTCTGCTTATAGTTGGGGAGATCATGCCGGACTATACCGGTTAGTAAATTGGGTTCCTTCATTTGCCGATATATCTTCAAAGCCTACTACGTTATCGGGTTTTGGAATAACAGATGCAATGAGTACCTCTCATGCAGCTAATGGTATTAGTGGTTCCGATATAACTAATTGGAATGCTAAATTATCAAATATAACAGGACTTATTAGCCATGGTAGTAATGTTACTATTACAGGCAACGGTACAAATGGATCTCCTTATGTTATAACTTTTTCTGGAACAGGAGGCACAGGAACCGGTCTGAGTGAATCAGAAGTAAATGCACTTATCGAGGCCGCTTTAAATGCCAAAATACAGTCTGCAACAGTCGCTATTGCCAGGAAAGATTCAGGAGATACGTATGTAACTCCATATCAATTAGAGTTGCTGCAAAATACAGTTATAGCACAAGCAGAAGAAATAACAGCATTACAGACATGGGTCAGTTCTCATGGTGGATCAGATTTAACACCGCCTCATTTTTCAAGCGCACAAATTTTGAATGCTAGTCCGACTATTGTAAGGATTACTCTTGATAAAAACGACTTGAATCAGGATTCCATTTCTACGACAGCGAGTTTTACTGTAAATGATGATGGTACGCCTGTAACCGTATCTTCAGTAGATGTAGTTGATAGTGTAATATTGGTAACAATTACTCCAGCTGCCGAATATGCATCAGTGTATACATTCAGTTATACTCCCGGTGCAAACGCTATACAGGACATTTCGGGTAACAAGTTGGCTAGTCAGTCAAATAGATCAATAACAAACAATGTTGCTCAGGCCGCACAGAACATGATCAATAATGGAACCTTTGCCAGCGCAACTGGTTGGACACTGAATGCAGGGGTTACTATATCAAATGGAGTGGTGAATATACCACGGGCAAATACATGGTTTTCCCAGCTTGAAGCAGATATGCAAACGGCATTGACGGCTAATACAAATTATAGACTAACATTCGATCTTGCAGCTCCCAATGGAAATATAGACATCCAGCTTTGGGATGCTGGAAATAGTACCCAGCTGACAACAAATACAGTATCCTGTACATCCGGAGCTAATACAATTGATTTTACAACTCCCGCTTCACTTAACTATGATAAGGGTATACGTTTCCGTATTTTCTATTCTGAAGAAGGTTCAATGGATAATGTAGTCTTATCAACTCTATAACCTATGAAAAGAGTATTATCCTACCTGTTAATGGTTGTTTCATTATCAATTAATGCCGAAACTTACTATGTATCCACGACGGGCAATGATAATGATAACGGCGATATTACCCATCCTTGGGCTACGTGGCAGAAGGCTTTTAATAGTGCACAGGCTGGGGATACAGTGTATTTTCGTGGCGGTATTTGGTACCCAGATGCTACCTTACCAGCTCCTTACGCCAGTCAGATCACATTGATTGACCCTACAACAAGTCATGGACATTCTGGCACATACACAAATCCAATCTGTTATTTTAATTATCCGGGTGAAACACCGATACTTGATTGTCGTAATGTTGTACCCGTTAGCAATTGGAATACGGGAATCAGTATATATAACGCTGAGCATATAAAATTCCGGGGGCTAACGGTACGTAATGTTTACCAAACCCGTAATTATGTGGAGTGCGGAGGAATAGGAGCAGACGCTTGCGCCAATCTATCCTTTGAAAATATGTCCGTGTATAATATTTCAGGATACGGGTACAAGGATGCCAGGAATCAGAGGTATAGTTACACCTACGATTCTACCTATTTTGTCAATTGCGATGCCTACAACTGCCTTGATAGCCTACCATACAATTCAAACCATACATCAGGCGGTAACCTAGCAGATGGATTTAAGACTTACAACGATACCACGAATCATGGAACATGCATATACTATCTGTTTCAGGGGTGTAGAGCATGGAACTGCTCGGATGATGGATTCGACCCATCCAGTGACGGTAAGGTAGTTATCGAAAATTGTTGGTCTTTCCTTAATGGCCAGGTTGATCCTGTTGTATTCTCGGAACGTGGAGGTAATGGTTTTAAGACGGGGGGAATGTGGCAGGATAATGGGACTGAAGTAACAAGAATTGTCCGAAACAACCTAGCCGCATTTAATTTGGAAGATGGATTCTTTATGCTTGAATATGTCGATTACTGGCGAACTAATGGAAGGATTTATAATAATACCAGCTACAAAAACGACTATGGTTTTGCAAATAGCTCCAATGCGCTACATCCTACTGTTTTAAACTTATATCAGAACAATATTGCATACCAGAATATATCGGGACCTGTTTTAATGCCTTACATGGATATTCCGGAAAGCCACAATACATGGGATGGAATTAATAGTTTCAATGGGTATTCATCGACCGATACCGTAACTGTCACGGATGCTGATTTTGCATTGGTAGATTCCGCTCAAGGAGTAGCTCAGCTCATGGCTTCAAGAAAGTCTGATCATTCTTTACCGGATATCACATTTTTAAAACTGGTAGAAAGTAGTGATCTGATCGATGCTGGAACTAATGTCGGTTTACCTTATGCTGGTTCAGCTCCCGACCTTGGTTTTAATGAGTATGGTCTAGAGGAAGCTCCTGTAATTGATACGTCAAGACATCTTGTTAAGTATACAGACGATAATCTAATGTCTGATGGAGCAGGTAATTTTATGGTATACGGAGGCACTGACACAACAATACCAGACGATACCACAACGCCACCAGATCCACCAGCAGGTGGACAGATAATTGCTGACCATAATGCAGTGGCCGCTTTTGATAATATACCTCAAAACTGGATTGATTCTGTAAAAACTATGTGGATGTGTTATGCCGGTGAATCACACGCCCTTGGTTTAAGAACCGCTTTATTTGAGTTATCACAAACCAATTCAACCTATATAACATATAATTCAAATCCACCAGCAGGTCCTACACCAGGTTATCTTAGACTATCTGGTCGCATGTACGGTGACTATTCTAATGCAACCGGATGGACAGAATCTTATGGAGAAGAGGACTGGTGGGATAATTCAACAGCCATCGAGAGGACAAAAGCTAGTTTACAATATGCTCACGATCAGAATTTAAAATTGAGTGCTGTAGGTTTCGGATGGTGCTGGGATGCTACAGCCGGTAATGCAAGCAGTGGCACAGATGCAACTACAGGAAATCATTGGTATGGCTGGAGCGAACAAGGACCTTCTGGTGACCACGCCTGGGGAATAGATGATGCTGACAACTCTGCATCCGGTAACTCTATAAATATGGATGATTATCTTGATGCAACTCAACAATATATTAATTACTGCGCAACACATAACATTCCTACTAAAGTATTTTTTACCACTGGTCCAGTCGATCGGGGAGCCAGCCAGGGAAGTGAAGCTATGTATCAGGGATACCTTAAATATGAACACATAAGGAATTATGTGTTGCAGGACGAAACGAGAATACTATTTGATTTTGCTGACATCCTTTGCTACGACAATGGTAGTTCAACGCCATATACTGTAACATGGGATGGTCATACATTTCCGGAGATCACTCCTACCAATCTAGGTTCAATGGATGCCGGACATATCGGATCAGTAGGCCGTGCAAGGTTGGCAAAAGCAATGTGGTGGATGTTGGCACGGATAGCTGGTTGGGATGGAATAAGTAATTAAAATCAAACCCATGAAAATCCTAAAAACCCTCACCTACGTTTTCTTTTCTCTATTTCTGGTATTGGTTATTACCAATTGCATCACAAACGGAGCAAAGGAGCATTATGCAAATGCTGATGCGCAAATTAAGCTCACCGCATTTATGATCGCTTTCCTGGTTCTTGGCACTATATCCGGTATTATTACCGGTATTTCTGGACTAATCAAATTCTTTAAAAACAACTAATGGAAACACTTACCGAAAACAACGTACACCCTTTAGGTCAACTTGACGGTTGTTCTAATACCCGAACGGGTATTAAGTTTAACTTGCTCACTCCGGATCCGGGGATGATATCCATAGATGATATTGCCTCAGGATTGGCCTATCAAAGTCACTTTAACGGACAAACTCCGCATTTCTTCAGCGTGGCTCAGCATTGTCTGTTAACTCTTCACAATTACTTAAAATGCACCGCCCGGCAAGATGACAAGCTTGCCCTGGTATTATTACTTCATGATGCCGCCGAGGCGTACATTGGGGACTTAATTAAGCCGATCAAGATCTTTTTACCTTTCTTTAATACCGTTGAAGACCGCATTATGAAGGCCGTGGCCATTAAGTATCAGATTGAGCCGGTTGCCTTTAAATCACCCCTGGTAAAAAGATGGGATATGCTTGCCCAGGAACAGGAGTTTGAAACCTTTTATAAAGGATCTACTGAGTTCATAAAGGAGTACCTGCAGCCGGAAGACGCACGGATTGAATTCCTGGCCACATTTTGGGATCTATACACAGCCTAATTTTAAATATAACAGCATGGACAGTATTAAATGGGATGTATCACGAAAGGATTCTGAGTTAATCGTCAGAATATCCGACCGCGCAGAGGACACTTTAGAAATTAAAGACGGAGTAAATCTGATGATGGATATAACAGCCGTTCACCGCAATGATGTGGAGCTGGATCTTCAGAAACTACTGGATGCTCCGGAAGCTGATTTTGCACATGACATTTACGGGATTCAGCGGCATATTGACCGTTCAACCGGAAAGCTTACTCAATGCTTTTTACCCCGTTGTTCCAAACCTCAAAAGGAAGCTGCAGTATGAAAACGTACATTTCACACCTCGGAATGACTTATGTAAGTCATAACAAAGCTGAAGAAGCAGCTTTGAAAGTAGCTCAGCAATTTAACAGACGGGTGGTGCCTGAAGACCGGGTAAAGGATTTTAGGCATGAATTCTTTGTAGCTATTGAAAAAGTTAATATGCAGTTCAGAAGATGCAAGGACCTTGAGTTAACCATTACAGATTATGACCACTCTGGAGATCTGGATTTCTCTATTTCAGGAGGCTTATTTCATTTGCACTTATACTGGGGAGAACAGTTATGGAAAACGAAGAAGAAGTAAGACTGATCCAGGATAAAGTTGATCACCTGGTGAAAAAGCATCGAATAGGCAATGGACCTATTGTGGTGATGATTGATGTTGATCCCAGTGATGAAGCAATTCGAATAATTAGAGCAACCAATGTACATGATATCATCATTGTGAAAACTCCTCCAGTTGATTTGCATGATTTTTCAAGAATACCTTCCAGGGAATTCCCGATTAAGAAAGTCATACTTGAAGAAGCTCCAGTGCTGAAAGACATTTCCGATAATAAGCCCTGGTATACCCGTTTTGACCGCAAACGCAAAAAACGATAATGCAATGGATATTAATACCTATCTTGACTACATAGCTCTTGGAGTTTGCCTGATCTTCTTTCTTACCGGAGCTATTATCTATTTTATAAGCAACCTGGTTGATTTGTTTAGG
This region includes:
- a CDS encoding DUF3164 family protein gives rise to the protein MNQKSTAEFWIDEAGNKIPYNRTNKVERLMERQATKLLAKAKEVQAKLIALKAEFQAISDEVYNAFMAEREIKSERKGNFTWYNFDRSIKVEINISERITFDELTITGAREKLDQFLTENMDGKIEFIKELVIDAFKTSKGQLDAKKIMSLLKYRSKIKHEMYQSAMNDIESAIRRPSSRTYYRIFERTESGDYKLIDLNLSSI
- a CDS encoding AAA family ATPase; its protein translation is MVTNEFKLRILDALKDARSNFGGSDAKFAISIGINAAQWSRIKNGEVDKILSDANWISLARTYNVQLRQEREWKTAKTPVYEFIMHQLTMAQQESGSLLLCDIADIGKTYCARIYAATNLNAVYVDCSQVKSKQKLVRHIAKLYGCGYNGRYSDVYADLVFYLRSIQNPMVILDEAGDLNYEAFLELKALWNATERCCGWCMMGADGLKEKMRRSIEFKKVGYTELFSRYGSRYQKITPDGSDELRKFARLQAALIIKANAPTDTADVQKIIMKTDGSLRRIYNELSKLSA
- a CDS encoding glycosyl hydrolase 108 family protein, yielding MAKFETAYKLTCGQEGGYSNSSHDKGGETYRGISRKWFPEWKGWKVIDSYKANHDLQQGEYINDFVLEELVYDFFEAEFWDANRLSEITSQEIANEVYDTAVNMGKNTAAVYLQKAVNLLNRNQKDYNDIKVDGHIGTATLSLVNRYPNSAVLIKVLNGLQFACYLQICEKDPDQEYNFRGWLNRV
- a CDS encoding helix-turn-helix domain-containing protein, which encodes MEPNKRFKKAFDYLCSATMITYDDMMSKCRKHEIVVARQLMASALWVKGYRLKNIAEALNVTHSAVLHGVDTFDNLIATDRDHKNLYGPIYNRVLDLVTSRGGAIKDGVYLCGKVTGIEYEEALEKFNSIMKELKRSKFQKIFNPLAYDKYMENNFETNKRCFYHMLSCKYIYVLPDACKCEQARLEMEVAKNIGLTFLTEQDLYY